AGCCTGTAGCCAGAAGAACACATGGAAATGACTGTGCTGTAACCATGGGCCTGGAAGGGGCTAGAAAAAGATGTAGATGACACACTGGAAAATGAGAATCGGACTTTTGTTCTTGTCagttggcttttttcttctttttaaataattgtgCTGTTGGAAACATGGAACAAAATCTACATGGGAAAAGCCTGACTTTTCTCTGCCCATATTTCCTCACAATGGGGAAATTTGGAGGCTACAGGAGATGCACGACTGATTTTGAGTGAGGGAGAACTAGGGCCGAAAGAGGTATGTGGAAAGCTGGACCTGCTGTTGATGTGTCACCAGCAGTTTGTATCACAGCAACACCGAGCTGGCTCAGGGCTCTGGCCTTTTGTGCCCCATTGGACACAGACTCCcaccagaaagagaaatgaaatctttaaaGCTACTATTGGTGACCAACTATTTGATGCCTGGTGGAAACAACACCCAAAACTTCACAAAAATTGCCatatgttattaaaatattctcttctttctctagCTTTCTGGCTTTGGGCATTTTACAGCTGTCTTTATGCCAGCAGGAGACTGTAGCTAgctgaaaaaaaaggcagagggCAGGAAAATCCTTGCATATGAAGAAATAAACTCTACTGCCTCATACATCCAAAGAATCTTGAACTGAAAGCTCTTTGAAACAGTTTccttttcttaggaaaaaaaaaaaacaaacaaacaaatattcagATTGATTATGGTCTCTGAAATTATAAAgtgggctgcttttttttctcctcctacGTGCTCTTTTCAGGCACCATTATGCTGAAGGAAGCATGGTGCCAGAGGCTGCATGGTCCACTGCGACTGTAGGGGCTTTGGGCCCAATGGGTTCCCATCTGTTCAACAGCACGTGGCTCCTGCTTGCTCTGTCTCTTTGGAGCTGAAGGATCACAGGTAATACCAGAGAGAGCCTAAAGCCCAGCAAAGTGCTCTATTGGGATGCCATTCAGCTACATGGAATGCCCCTGGCACCAGAACATAACCACAGGCTAATTACTTCTGATATTTCCCCCTTGTATTTCACCTGTTTCTCATGAAACATGGGGGAGCTGTGGATGGCTACATGacagaggaaaacaacagactccctttttgtctttctaagAACACTGCGTTTGTTCCCCTGTGCATTAACGTACAAAGAAGATGGCGCATGGCTCAGTCTCGGACTTTCACAGCTGCCAGGTAACTGAGTACTAGGTAACAAGAGTTGGGATGAAACTGATGTGTCATAACTCAAGCCCAGAGACTTATCCGTGCAAATGAAATGATGTGCAGAACTGCTGGGCCTAGAAACCCAATGCTGAtctgaataaataaacacagtaaaatGTGATCAGCTGTAAGCAGCAATTACGCACCAAAGGAGCGGTTGCATCTTCCATAACTGGCAACAGAAAAGATGGACAAGACACTGAGTCAACCTatgaacagatggatgtgttctCTTATAGCACGTTGTATCCGTGTTATTGCAGGAAAAGATAGCTGTGTCAGGTCTTCACGCCCATCTCCCACTGGAGGCAAAACTGCGGCTGAAGGAAAAGTTGATCTCGCCATTTTTATACTTCCCCCACGCTCCAAATGGCACTATGACAACCGTGCTGTTATCTTCAGTGCCATACTGCATTGcctgaaggaagaaataatttgtcAGCGTCACAGTCTTgctcagaaagagaaatagctCTCTGACTCCACATGGGACAGCATGCTCTGAGACTTCATTGCTTCTTCCCAGCTCCAACACTGCAGGCTCTTGCACACCTCAGAGCTTTCCATGGATATACCACTATCCAAAACCTCCAATATGAAACTGGTGGTTTCTGTCTACGCTGATTACATACTCAGCAGGTCTGTGGACCAAGAACTAAGCACATTAATTGAAATGATGTCCCTGTGTCCTTGCAAGGATCTGGCACTTTGATGCTTCAAGTAACCCTAGCATTACCTGCTCAGTAACAACGTGGGCAGCTTCAGTGGGATCGTGGCACTGGTTGATGAAGTCGCAGATCTCTTGACTGTTCACCATGAAGTTAATACCGTCTGTAGTAAGGACTAGGAAGCCGTCATCTGCATGGTGCAGCTGCAATAAAGGTAAGAAGTATGCACAACAGTGAAGAGAGTGCTGCCAGGTAAAACTGCTgccttgatttcttttttctttttaccctttgttgcaaagtatttttctctggGAGTGCTGCCTGTTCTCTTGCTTTTTGTATGAGCACTATCCTCATCCATTAGGGGAAAATGTCAAAACATGTGAGTTGAGAGGAggtacttttcttttttttctctttatgaaaaCATGAATGCAGTTGTGCTGAATACCTTATGAGTGGTTGATCTGTTTCCTGGACAATTGCAAAGCTATGGTAAGATGCATGCAACTgccctttccttcccccttcctctcAAATATGTAACCCGCCACAAATTCTGCTATCCTTGGTGACCCAACTCTTCCAAATCCCACATAGTTCTCAGTGATTGCTTTGTACCAATATTAACATTGAAAGTAGGTTATACTGTGATAACAGGGATTCAGAAGTTAACCTTCTTGACTTTCCTGTCAGGACTTGATTCTCTTCTATCTTATTAGTGTCAATCTGAGATAACTTACGTAGAGCTGGTTGTGGGTTATTTCACCACAAGTGAAAACCAAAGCTTGGTCGTGTGGTTTCACCTGAGCAAACTGTGTGGGTACCACCACCTGCTTCAGATAGCTTTGTTGCCCCCTTAATCCAATTGCCGTCCCTGTAAACCAGGCTTTCTTTTACCTGAACCCTTTTTGTTTCTGGCTGGGCTATCACACCACTGTTTTTAAGATCCAAATCTCCTATGCTCCGCGTCATTGCAAGTCTACCATTCACATGAGGTTGTCCCAAACTGTTCCAGGCAACGAAGCCACCGCACTTCCTAATCCTGTCCGGAGGCacaagagagaaagcaaagatgaGTTACAGATTCAGACCATTCCCCCTGTCTGTAGCTGCAGTTTCTACCACTATCTGCTGATGTGAGATGGAGTACCATGGACCTGAGCTGAGAGGCTATGTTTGAAGGGTTCCACAGAAGGGATAGGATTTAGAGGGCAGAGTGCTGCCCTGGGAACTACAGCACATTTCTTCACATCTTGGATATCTCTTGGAACTCTTGGATGAGTCTTTGAACCATGTGGTTACAGCTCAATACCCAGTCCTAGCTCTGCTGGTTTTACTGCAATGACAGTTTATGTTCATGTAGGCCTTTATAAATCCCCAgttcttgaaatgaaaataaatgacttaAATGGGGTTGTGCCACTTTTTCCAGCTTGGACTGTTATGTTCAGCTCTAGCCTTTTTCCCAGGACCAACCTGGCAGCAGGATAGCCTGACAGAGGCTGTTCCCCAGAAAGCCACAATACGAGCCAACAGGtacctttccttctcctccttcctttctggTGTATGGTCAATGGTGAGTTTCATGGCCTTTCCTTTTCGACACAGCAGGGCACGGCTGTCACCCACGCTTGCCACTACCAGCTCAATACCATCCCGCAGCAGGGCCACCGTTGCAGTGGTCCCAGAGTTCATCAGAGTTGCTACAAATGTCATATCAGAGAGAGAGGTTTTATCACTGCCTCAAAGCACAGGACCATTTATAACAGAGCAACAGTGTCGACTGGTTAAGACAAAGACAACTTGTGCTCTACATTACTAGTAAGTAATTGTTTTTAAGTTTAAACTAAAGCTATAGataaggatttaaaaaaaaaaaagcaaacaaacatgcaTACAGGACTTGGGATGGGGagacagagagggaaaaaagtgGAGAGTGTCAGTGTTTCTGTGCAACAGCATGGCTCCATGCAAGAGGGCGAGTGGAGTTAAAGCAGGATGAGACACAGTGGCTTCTTTTCAGGTTGTAGCAAATAGCTTTTCAGTCCCACTAGTTCCTCTGAAGGTACAGGTTCTTGTCTTTATCCCTATGCACAGTGAGCTCATTGATAGCCCACCAGAATGCTGATGGTTCTCCCCTCCTGTGAGGCAGTGAAGTGGGTGGCTGAGTAATTGCAATTGGAGCTGCATGTagttcagcagaagaaaacctcCAGATCACTTCTTGGCCGCAGTCTGTGGGGTTCtcctgttgctgttgttattaaTAATCTCCCTCTCATTCCCATTGGCTTGTCAAGAGACAAAGGGCTCTGCCAGCGAGTGCTGCCCTTTTTGAGAAGGGGACTCTGCTCTCTTACAGCCCTGCAGATTTGTTGGAGGTTGCAGCACTAAG
The Lagopus muta isolate bLagMut1 chromosome 4, bLagMut1 primary, whole genome shotgun sequence genome window above contains:
- the PPM1K gene encoding protein phosphatase 1K, mitochondrial, whose product is MSTAALIHLVRNGGSQVRRRALLTSRLLQDDKRLTVECYISTSERRASRFDPDGSGRPATWDTFGIWDNRIDEPILLPPSIKYGKPIPKVSLSKVGCASHIGKRKENEDRFDYAQLTEDVLYFAVYDGHGGAAAADFCAKNMERYIKEFAVQEENLEKVLNDAFLEINKAYERHAQLSADATLMNSGTTATVALLRDGIELVVASVGDSRALLCRKGKAMKLTIDHTPERKEEKERIRKCGGFVAWNSLGQPHVNGRLAMTRSIGDLDLKNSGVIAQPETKRVQLHHADDGFLVLTTDGINFMVNSQEICDFINQCHDPTEAAHVVTEQAMQYGTEDNSTVVIVPFGAWGKYKNGEINFSFSRSFASSGRWA